tttgaataaaatttgaataaaacatcTTGATATTTCAATTACCTTCATTTTAATCACCTATCTTCTTACTCTTATCAAGTACTCTGATGCCTATATCAcattaattttaacaactttcatTGTTTGTATAAATATGTAGTATATATAGGCATCTATAAatttacattatacatgtattctttCATGCTTCTTTAACTTTCAGGAGGTATGTCAGTTCTCATGATACAGCTGCTTGGTCTTGTCCATGAATACAATTCTTACCCAACAAAAACATCAGTAACCCTTGAATATAACCACCTTGAATTTCCTGCACTCACATTTTGCAACATGAATCCTATGAAGCAGAGTAACATAGATTACTTTACTAATATCAGCTACGTAAATACAATGACTGGACAGGCGATTAGGTCTGAGGTACTTGCAAACATACCAGAAATAAGTTTAGATGAGATAGCAGCAAAAGAGTACAATGATACAAGAGACAGATTTGATAACTGGACAACAAGATTTTTAACGGAATTTGGTAAACTAACAGACGAGGAAAGAATAGCTGTTGGCCACCAAAAAGAAGAATTTATTCACAGTGCTACATTCTCGGGTAAAATATAAATTCATATACTTTCATCATCATCAACGACAACTTCATCATCAATAGCAGCTATAGCTGCATTTCAAGTATCAATTTGCCAAACAATTCGTTTAAAACTTTTTCATCAATGCACATcgacattgaaaaaatatgttatGGACTGCAAATATTAAATGAGTAAAAATCCTGGCTCGATAACAAGTCTTAAGTAAACTAGAAATGCAGTTTGAAACATATCTTTTTACCATTGTTTGATCCATCGAACCGCTGTTGATTGTCTGAATTTGTAATTAGAGATTGATGAAAATAAGATTCTTCGTTTGAGAAAATTGAATATTGAACAGAAACCTATAAAATGATGCCGAAAGGATTGATGAATTTTTTATGCGTAAGGAGTTGATTTGGTTCCATTGACAAATAGGCCTAGTTATTTGAGTGTTTAATTCGTATGATGAACATTGAAAAATTTCGGTAGTTTTATACGGTCCAACGAAGGCTTAATTGTCAATTTTATTGTTGTTGATATATGTctaaaaatattgtaatcaaagTGATACCTTTACTAACGGATCATTTGACCTGTCGCCGAAATATAAGtgtgataatttgataaaacaaataatataatgttattaatcaagcaatttcatattggccttgttatttgtccaagggttgtcgtattggcccgaggccgtaggccgagggccaatacgactgcccgaggacaaataactaggccaatatgaaatcgcttgattaatgataatattattattcaactttcgactgttaGGCGGTAACAGTACAAAAACTCAGTGAGTTACCTTATGGCAGCTATgcgcgttcaggtgaaaaatcttgacaagttgtttacacTTATTatagaaatcataatcattttagccggtaaaacagaatgagttgtatcaTGTATGtgggtacttgagaataattttgaaagatatttttgatgtgacataatcaagagtaactagaacttaccttattttttgaattcctatttattttctttagtgagttatcttatcatttgaactgtgataaaactgctttaaaagtcattcatttccttttaggctgcaggcaacgagacacaaaattgtacacatatgtgttgatcaagataatacaaccaaccaagcacacattatacactcccatgcctcgtttaattcttatttgaaattgtttgcagttcacaactgacactcttgttcgccaatttattcatccattttccagcatttgaatcgctatttatcattgcacaaatagtccacactatcaaaatgtctgttaaagataagtctcatccttttaattactCTGAGTTTCCgtgttttctcattattttcattgacaactgccagaatttctgacaggaaacacttgcattttacacagtaCCGAATAAGCgaagtatcgttgtaatctatgAAGACGTACACCCCGCTCAGTtatacttggttattacatgaacatgttagacgattttttgtcaaaatgtgaaagaaaaaatgttatctataactctgatgcaaaacaaaatggcgtcatttaaaaatctaacggaagtgacttctccatattggccctctcttttgaaccaatcaaaatgcttgaattccgtattggccctgtttttctcgtattggccctgtttttctgatattggctcagttatgttttgtattagctctgtctgtttcatatgatgtttgcaattggtctaatacagtgtgtaatattgtaaagttgaataataatagcCTATATGCTGGGGAATTATCGAGCAATATGTTACTCTGTTATCGAAGTAAgcctacagaaaaaaaaacactttgtcAGTGATGTAAAGGAGATTCATTAATAAATACGAAAGTTTCCTAGCTGTCATTGTTGTGAcaataaacaaatattctgacgacattggttttgatttattttttaaattgtggaTTTCCTTTGACCGAAAAAAGATGCATTATTGATACCTGACAGGTaacatataaaatgtgcaaataaGTGTGTCATGGAATCTCCTGGTGGGGGCATGAGTTTGGAACACGTCGATCGTTAAGACTGAGGTTAGATGCACCATAAATACACCATAAACCTGTTCATGCTCGGCAGTTATAATTATTACCCAAGCTGTTCTGAAGCGATGCctaatttgtcattatttttcatcACAGCATTAACTAAATTCTCgataattcatttattgaaatgaGAAATACTTGAATGAAATGcacaattaaaaaaatgttttgtagttTGAAAAACTCATAAATCAGTTGATCAGCTTCTTATTATTTGCTTCTGATTCTAAATAAAGAAGTAAGTATCTTTAAACAATATGCCGCTATAaaactcatttatataaaaaaatattaacattacatATATCAAACATAGATACCTTGATAGCAATATCTCACTGACACCTGTTCCTGTAAATTTTCAGGCTACCGGATACCAATAGATAGATTTCAGACAATTCAGTCACATGTTTATGGAAACTGCTTTACGTTGGATCACGACGATATTGTAGCTCGACGAAGCGGCCGGAAGAACAGCTTATACATAGTTCTCAATCTGGAAACAAAGGAGTATCTTGAATATTATACATCTTCTTACGGTGTCCGAATGGTGATACATGAAAAAGGTACCAATCCACTTCCAGAACAAGAAGGCGTTACACTTAACCCTATGACAGAAGCCCATGTTGGCTTAGGCATGCACACAATCACTAGGCTAGGAGGGAAATACGGCGAATGTACAGACGGGCGTGAATtccttgaaaaatttaaaatgaattacacTATTCCTTTGTGTTATTTCTTTTGTGAATTAGAACAGACAAGACTTGCATGCAGGTGCATCCTGAGCTCTTCCCTTGTTATGAATGAAACATCAAAAGAACGCATTTGTGATTTCGAAAACGATGAGCAATGCATTGAAAATGTAGCTCAAAAGATTCGTAAAAAAGAGATTAAATGCGGTTGTGTAAGTCCTTGCATGCAAACGGTTTACACATCAACGTTGTCAAGTCGTGCATGGCCTCATAAACATTATCTGAAGAATGTACTTTTAAAAGATGTTTGTAAACGAAATCCTAACAGTTTGAGACATGTCGGAGGAGCTTCCCGTCCAGCTTGCGATATGATTATAAGTCAACTTACAAAATCAGAACTGGAAACTATTTCCGGTAATTTTATAGCCGTTTATATCTATTTCAAAGAGTTGAACTACGAGGTGATTTCGGAGGAGGCTTTGTATAATACAGTAAGGTTTCTGTCCGATATTGGCGGTGCTTTGGGACTTTTTGTGGGAGCATCAGTGCTTACTTGTGTAGAAATTCTCGAAATTGGACTTAATATTTTGCTTTCGATTAGATGCAAAAGACAACAAAATGAAGACTAAAACATTCATAAAAACCAAGCCCTCTTGTGATATTTTTTAGGTCGAATTAACTTATGATCCTAGTACTTCGAATAACAAGAGAAAGGACATCGCTTCTCTTCTCTTATTCCAAGAAATACTGATGTacacacaaaaatatttgaactacCAAACGGCACAAAAAAGTGTTAATTAACAAACGTGGCTTGTTGTAATAATTCATATGCGTTTCTAATATTCATTTGAACGTATATTTGTATGCACTTAAAACTAATGCAAATTGTTATTATTAAGATTAAATGGACAGTGTTTGACGAATTTCAATTATGCATTTCGATGAATATTCAACTGGAGAACATTATAGCTTTATTTTTCACTTCTCTCAAATAAAACATAAGAAAGCATATTGTAGATGCTGTATCAGTAGCATattaaatacctttacattttagcATGACATCGCATGTTTCACTTCTGCATTTTCTTGTTATAtgtatatttactttcaaaattttatgaagacaagtaaatttcaaatataacaagaggAATTTCGGACATGGCCATTCCCACGCCAAAgcaattatttcatattaaaggtAACGAACAAATGGAAACTTTCAGAAGTAAAGATTCGTATACATACTCGTTAGAGAAGAAACATGTGTTCTAAAGAGCTATTGTGGTGATCTGCCAATGTCACAGCAAtacatgaaagaaaatatcttaaaccCAGCCCTTCCTTTCACCGACAACCAATGTAGGTTAAACAATTCTTGTTTTGAACTGTAAAATGTTCTCCTGTTAATGAAAAGtgttttgcatatattttgaatatgttgCATTTTACGCACCTCACCATTAGCTACACCATACATTATGACGTTGCAGTAATCCAGAtctgaaataactagagacaaagcTAAAATTTCAGTCCctgtttttgttgaatattttcagatattcttaattcgtaggtaattcaacatggctgtacgagaTTCGCGATTTACAAGAACTTTAAAGTTTAAggtttcataacgttatgcagcaaaaatgaaataaaatgaacagTCGTCCGTCTTTGACACTTTTTGTTTTGCAAACGACGACTTCTCgtgattttttgttaattttatcttttaaaatagtTCTGATTAGGCGCATTGAATTGCATTGCACTGAAGTGTCTCAAGAGCTCCCTTTAATCAATTTCTTCTCATAAATCTATAGatagatgttcaccaaacttggtcaagaACGTCCTTTTGTAGGcctttatcaagtttgttcaaaggtTTCATTAGAAGCATCCAGAACTGaactagaaaaaaaatcgttttacttaatattttttaatgaaccACTGAATGGCTGTTCACCAAAATTGATAGAAAGAATGGTTAGATTAGCCTTTATTAAGTGTGTTCAAATGGTTTCTACTGAATGCATTTTAGGGATGACAGGGTTCTCAATAACCTCAAGGATCTGTTTAAGCTGAATgttattacataaatattgaatgaactgtgtgatcccaaaggacaagaagaTATAACAGCACTGGATCCAAGTATGGGGATACTTCGCCGCACTTCATTTAAGTAAGTAAGTCATCCAGTGACGTAATTAGTTAAATGCTAAACCAGTTATGCATAATTTATCAAATGTCTGGTAATATTATCAAAACAGAAATCAGTGAGCACAGTGATAAAAGTCAATATCGTCTAGCGTTGGTAATAATCATATTATCTATTCAAGCAAGACTGCTTCCATTGGgtttatttgaaaaatgatatCAATCATGTAATATCAATATTCCATATTGAGTGGTCCATTGGTTGTTTATGTTACAGGGTAAAAATCAATAATCGGAGAATGActtgaaaaattattataatacaaccatttaaaactgaattttaagttatGGTAAAACTTATGACGTCATCGTAACGGAATTCAATGCTATTAAGCCGTCGTAGAACAGCTTTTTGCAGATATTTTATTATgactgttttataaaattttaccgATTTGTGTCagaattttttaacaatttttgacTGAAATAATAGAGTATGGAACTTTTTGCAGTCATTCATTGTTTTCTTTGCATTGGTACAACTTGCACTGAAATAGTTGATACTGTAAACAATAAAGGAGTTTATTATCAGATGCTATTAGCTTTCCTTTTAACACTCGAAAGATTGATAAAGCAATTATCAAAATTACCAAAATATATGGATCATAACAAAAGTAAAGGTATCATAAGAAAAGAGGAGAATAATCAATATAGTAAGATTATTCCGAATTTTGGCTgttaaaattcagtttttttttaaacaaaagcaaaatagatTAAATTGATCACGGATGATAAATAATTATACCAAATATTAACTATATCAAAAATGTAGATATTAACACTTTACAAAGCAggcatttaaatttttatacgcCGCTCCAAATTATACAGTACAGTTTCAATATATGCATTAGATGGCGCCAAGtgttaatgaatcgtttcattttacacacTGCACGAATTCATGTTGcattaaacgtcttcacattggactgcatggtaTCAAGTTTCTATACGCCGCTCTGAATTACAAAAAGCGGCTTCAATATGCaatagacggcgtcaagttgtaataaataatttcatttcacactgcacgtactcatatTGCGCAAACGGCTTCACAGTGAGCTGCATGTTATCATGTTTTGTCGGATGATTTCATAtaacggtgcatcgcaacaagtttttctaTGTTTCGTTTCATGTTTAAATGGGCGGCATgaagttttcaaaaatgatttcaaaatacaatgcgttgaatgaaaatttattggacgggatggagttttagactagcaGACGTTGAAATGCACTGTACTGACTGATTTGTTCATAGAtagattgtatatttactaattttggtgGTAAGCACCGCCCATATTTACTCCACCCCACAGATAACACGATAGATGTTTTACTAGGGAAGAGAATGAACACTTGTACAGATCAAACAAATTCAAGTATAGTGaattggttttgtttgtttgtttgttttgggtttaacgccgttttttaacagtagtAAATTGGTAAATACCTATCCAATAACATGAAATCTCTACACAGACGTAAAACAAGGCGCAAGATTTGTAAACACTTCCTTTGTTTCGTTTACATACGTCTCCTAAAAATCAACTTTTCACGAAAATATTTATAAGGCTATGAACGAATGAAAATCTAGTAGTCTATGTATACAGTACTGGCGTTTCCGAGGATTTTGCCCATGTCGACAAAACCCATCTGACACCCACCATGCCAGATGGCTCCGGTAATGGTAACGACCACTAAGGATTCGTGCACCGATTATGGGATATTTATGTAACGTTCTATATAATCGATATATCTTGATACTTGCTCTTTGTTTCTTATAGTATAATTCCGGATTCAAAAAAGTTATTATACGAAAAATGTAATTACATTACCCTacacataataaaacaaaactttacgatgtccatgtggtgaggaagatcagactacaGAGCATATACTccagaaatgtaaaaggcatgaccaggagcgagctgcgacttggccgatagatacctcaatccaccagaaactgtaaaGAGGCATTGAGGGTTTGCGGTAAACCACAAGTtccatcgaggctactggtctgacagtgtagggcGAACGATGAAGaagaggaagaagaagaagaaacaaAACCATTAACTTTTTGGACACTAGTTGTAGatacagatgggaatatccagctctcgggtaactgttttggcggtaatATTGTAGAGCCTCGCCAAGACAGTTATACGAACCGTATATTCATTCTTCTCATCTGCATTTGCAAGCAGAGGCATATTATTGTATTCTAGGCATTTACATTCAAACATTGACTGAGGATTTAGAGTCTAACCTTCTAACGTTGGAAGGGGAGGTTTTCCTCTTTCATAAACCACCATTCTGATGCCATATGCCGAAGTAAAGCCATGCAGATATTCGTTGTTTTTTGTATTGA
This is a stretch of genomic DNA from Mercenaria mercenaria strain notata chromosome 4, MADL_Memer_1, whole genome shotgun sequence. It encodes these proteins:
- the LOC128546061 gene encoding degenerin mec-10-like: MSVLMIQLLGLVHEYNSYPTKTSVTLEYNHLEFPALTFCNMNPMKQSNIDYFTNISYVNTMTGQAIRSEVLANIPEISLDEIAAKEYNDTRDRFDNWTTRFLTEFGKLTDEERIAVGHQKEEFIHSATFSGYRIPIDRFQTIQSHVYGNCFTLDHDDIVARRSGRKNSLYIVLNLETKEYLEYYTSSYGVRMVIHEKGTNPLPEQEGVTLNPMTEAHVGLGMHTITRLGGKYGECTDGREFLEKFKMNYTIPLCYFFCELEQTRLACRCILSSSLVMNETSKERICDFENDEQCIENVAQKIRKKEIKCGCVSPCMQTVYTSTLSSRAWPHKHYLKNVLLKDVCKRNPNSLRHVGGASRPACDMIISQLTKSELETISGNFIAVYIYFKELNYEVISEEALYNTVRFLSDIGGALGLFVGASVLTCVEILEIGLNILLSIRCKRQQNED